One genomic segment of Mycolicibacterium chubuense NBB4 includes these proteins:
- a CDS encoding FMN-binding glutamate synthase family protein, whose protein sequence is MTYTSDDRARLGLRESATFDRATIAAIQRAADTGIYDIRGWGAKRALPHFDDLLFLGASMSRYPLEGYRERCATDIVLGDRFAKHPLHLDIPVTIAGMSFGALSGPAKEALGRGASEVGTSTTTGDGGMTPEERGQSKYLVYQYLPSRYGMNPDDLRKADAIEVVLGQGAKPGGGGMLLGQKISERVAAMRTLPEGIDQRSACRHPDWTGPDDLTIKINELREITDWEKPIYVKVGATRTYYDVKLAVHAGADVVVVDGMQGGTAATQEVFIEHVGIPTLAAIPQAVQALQELGVHRRGVQLIVSGGIRNGADVAKALALGADAVAIGTAALIALGDNHPRYAAEYEKLGSAAGFYDDYQDGRDPAGISTQDPDLAARFDPVAGGHRLANYLRVLTMEAQTIARACGKSHVCHLEPDDLVAVSIEAAAMAKVPLAGTSWIPGR, encoded by the coding sequence ATGACCTACACCAGCGACGACCGCGCCCGCCTCGGCCTGCGCGAGTCGGCGACCTTCGACCGGGCCACCATCGCCGCGATCCAGCGTGCGGCCGACACCGGCATCTACGACATTCGCGGCTGGGGCGCCAAGCGCGCGCTCCCCCATTTCGACGATCTGCTGTTCCTCGGCGCGTCGATGTCGCGCTATCCGCTGGAGGGATACCGCGAGCGCTGCGCCACCGACATCGTGCTCGGCGACCGCTTCGCCAAACACCCTCTGCACCTGGATATCCCGGTCACGATCGCCGGCATGAGCTTCGGCGCGCTGTCCGGGCCGGCCAAGGAGGCGCTCGGCCGCGGCGCCAGCGAGGTCGGTACGTCGACGACGACCGGCGACGGCGGGATGACGCCCGAGGAGCGCGGCCAGAGCAAGTACCTGGTCTACCAGTACCTCCCGTCGCGGTACGGGATGAACCCGGACGACCTGCGCAAGGCCGATGCGATCGAGGTCGTGCTGGGCCAGGGCGCCAAACCCGGCGGCGGCGGGATGTTGTTGGGGCAGAAGATCTCCGAGCGTGTCGCTGCCATGCGCACGCTGCCCGAGGGCATCGACCAGCGCTCGGCGTGCCGGCATCCCGACTGGACCGGCCCCGACGACCTGACCATCAAGATCAACGAGCTGCGTGAGATCACCGACTGGGAGAAACCGATCTATGTCAAGGTCGGCGCCACCCGCACCTACTACGACGTCAAGCTCGCCGTGCACGCCGGTGCCGACGTCGTGGTGGTCGACGGCATGCAGGGCGGTACCGCCGCGACGCAGGAGGTGTTCATCGAGCACGTCGGCATCCCGACGCTCGCGGCGATCCCGCAGGCGGTACAGGCGTTGCAGGAACTGGGCGTGCACCGGCGGGGAGTCCAGCTGATCGTGTCGGGCGGGATCCGCAACGGCGCCGACGTCGCGAAGGCGCTGGCGCTGGGCGCGGACGCCGTCGCGATCGGCACCGCCGCGTTGATCGCGCTGGGCGACAACCATCCGCGATACGCCGCCGAGTACGAGAAGCTCGGCAGCGCAGCGGGTTTCTACGACGACTACCAGGACGGCCGCGACCCCGCCGGGATCAGCACGCAGGACCCCGACCTGGCGGCCCGCTTCGACCCGGTGGCCGGCGGCCACCGGCTGGCCAACTACCTGCGGGTGCTGACCATGGAGGCGCAGACGATCGCCCGGGCGTGCGGCAAGTCCCACGTCTGCCACCTCGAGCCCGACGATCTCGTCGCGGTGAGCATCGAGGCCGCGGCGATGGCCAAGGTGCCGCTCGCGGGCACCAGCTGGATTCCGGGCCGATGA
- a CDS encoding protein glxC, producing the protein MAALNFSSRERSSALNSSSRERSSALNSSSRERSSALNSSSRERSSALTFDLRTTALRDVNAALHAPDLAGEFVIEHPAGAHNVAVGLDAPVTVTVTGHVGYYAAGMNQHADVVIDGNAGTGVAENMMSGSVWVRGNASQSAGATAHGGLLVIEGDAAARCGISMKGVDIVVGGNVGHMSAFMAQAGRLVVRGDAGEALGDSLYEARLYVRGDVASLGADCVAKPMRDEHHRELETLLKAAGFEGDDTSAYTRYGSARSLYHFHVDNAASY; encoded by the coding sequence ATGGCAGCGCTGAATTTTTCCTCGCGCGAGCGCTCGTCAGCGCTGAATTCCTCCTCGCGCGAGCGCTCGTCAGCGTTGAATTCCTCCTCGCGCGAGCGCTCGTCAGCGCTGAATTCCTCCTCGCGCGAGCGCTCGTCAGCGCTGACGTTCGACCTGCGCACCACCGCGCTACGCGACGTCAACGCCGCACTGCACGCACCGGATCTGGCCGGCGAGTTCGTCATCGAACACCCCGCCGGTGCGCACAACGTGGCCGTCGGCCTCGATGCGCCGGTCACGGTGACGGTCACCGGACACGTCGGGTACTACGCGGCGGGCATGAACCAGCACGCCGACGTCGTGATCGACGGCAACGCGGGCACCGGCGTCGCCGAGAACATGATGAGCGGATCGGTGTGGGTCAGGGGCAACGCGTCTCAGTCCGCGGGTGCCACCGCCCACGGCGGGCTGCTCGTGATCGAGGGCGACGCGGCGGCGCGCTGCGGCATCTCGATGAAGGGCGTCGACATCGTGGTGGGCGGCAACGTCGGCCACATGAGCGCCTTCATGGCCCAGGCCGGCCGCCTGGTGGTGCGCGGCGATGCGGGTGAGGCGCTCGGGGACTCCCTCTACGAGGCGCGCCTCTACGTGCGCGGCGACGTCGCGTCGCTGGGCGCCGACTGTGTGGCCAAGCCGATGCGCGACGAGCACCACCGTGAGCTCGAAACACTGCTCAAGGCAGCGGGATTCGAAGGCGACGACACCAGCGCCTACACCCGGTACGGGTCGGCCCGGTCGCTCTACCACTTCCACGTCGACAACGCAGCGAGCTACTGA